GGACGTATCTACGTGGGAGCCAGTATAGCTCCTTTGCAGATCCTTATGCAGATCCTTGTCAAAGACAAGGATCAAGGTTTTGACAGGTTCAGGGTTGAGCTTGAAACCGGATTCCTTTACAGACGCGATATGAGTTCCAGTGCCTACGGGACCTTCGAGGAAGCAGAAACTCGCTTCTGGTTCCCTGATATTGGTTTCGGGATAAGCTATAACTGGTAGGCGCGGGTATGTCCGGTTCCATGACCTGTAAAGTAACACTGCTGCTTTTGTTAGCGGCTGGGCTTAGCACGCCAGTTCTGGCTGAACAGGGTGTCGGCATGCATGCCGATTTCCTTGGACAAGGCCTCGCTTACCGGCTTCTTTCTGCGGAAGGCCTTGGGTTTGAGATCGTGGCCCGCGGAAGGTTAGATAACCCTGTTACCAGCCCTTCCACCTACCACGTGGCTGGTGCGCTGCGCATCCTCAAGATCGTGAACCCGGATAACCGATTCAGGATTTATCTGGGTGCAGGGGTGGGCGCATGGTATGTGAAGGGGTGGTTTGAAGACTGGGATGACTATGAGTATGAAGATTACTGGGACTGGTGGTCACTGGAGACAAAATGGGGGCTTTCCACCGCCTTTATTGTGGGAGCTGACTGGCTCCTCTTCAAGATGGGCAAGGACAGGTGGCTTTCCGTTACCCCAGAGGTTCAAGGCGGCTTCTACTCGCGACCTTCGCGGTCTTACTACGGCAGGGATTACTACAATGAACCCTACTCCTTCGCCTCGCCCGGGGTGGGCATAGGCTTGCGGTACGTTTGGTAGATGCTCTTTTGAGCTTCGCTCAAAAGGAGCAATGAAAACCGCAGATTACGCGGAATCTGTAGGGGCGACTTATACCCTATGAGATGTACAACATCTCACGGGGCAGGCCCTGCGTCGCCACTACCTTGCTCAAATCCTCAAAGCCTTGTTTTGCCTCGTAAGGGCGGGAACTTGTAACCAGCCCCTACCGTGAAGAAGGGATAGCCGTCGCCGTCATCGAAGGTATCAATGAAGGAGTTAATCTCGGCACCAGCGAATATTGACCAGCGGGGAGAGATGTGAGCGGTGGCAAAAACGTCCAGAAAGAAAGGGTAGTACGGGGCGCCGAATACTATAAAATGGGTTCTTGCCCCCAGGGTCACCCGCTCCTCGCGCCCTATTCCCAAAAGAAAAGCAGGCGAAAAGGTTGGTTCTCCCATCATGGGGTTAAGTTCCAGCTTCACCGCAGGGGCGATCGGTCCTAAGGGCAATGCTGTTTGAAACCCTATACCGGCGTCGGCGAACCCCAGGTAGGCGGTGTTGAGCCCGACCGCTCCTCTCACGTACGGTTTGAGGTATTTCCCCACCCCGTAACCTATTTCTCCGTCGCATCTTATGCCGACACCATAAACGGGGTCACCACCGTCAAGCACCGGAATCAGGGTGGTATGCAGTCCTAGGCCGGTATCAAGCTGCCATCCCGGCTCTATCCTTGCCGTACCGTAGTAAGGGGAGACGCAGCTAGTCATTAAGACCGCCAAGGCCAGAGCAACGAAAGGAATGTATCTCTTCTTTCGCATCAAGACATCCTCTTATCTGAAGAAGGAATAACCTACTCCAAGTGTTGTAAGGGGAAAAGCTTCGCCCTGGAAGGCACCAATCACACTGGTCGCTTCCAGTCCCACAAAGATCGACCACGGGGAAGAAAGATGTGTGTTAACAAAAATCTCCATAGAGGAATATGGTTGATCTCCTGGATTGACAACAGCTAACTGTGTTCGTATCCCCAGCGTTACTTTCTCTGCACGTCCGATTCCTAGAAGAAAAGCAGGTGAGAACGTAGGTTCCCCCATATGGAGATTTATTTCGGCAAGCAGAGCGGGGGTTATGTACTCAACAGGTAAAGACAGTTGAAGTCCCACCCCTGGGTCCAGGAAACCTGCATCCAAACTTACTCCGCCTCCTAACCGAATGTACGGGCTCAGGTACTGACCAATCCCGTAGCCGAGTTCTACATCTCCACGTACACCGAACTCCTCGGTTGACACACCGCATATGGGAACCACCACGAACGTACTCAGGGCCGCTCCGGCATTGAGGTTCAATCCCGGCTCTATCCTTGCCGTGCCGTAGTAAGGGGAGACGCAGCTGGTCATCCATATCCCTCCGATAAGGATAAGTGAGAGGGTGATGAGGTGTATTTTCTTTTGCATAAAACCTCCTTCTAAGAATAGTGTAAGGAAATGTATTCTATTGTCAATATGTGTTTCCGAAACATTATCCGGCCTTCCATTCCCCCAAAACCGTCAAATTTCGCGCAAAAAGTGCGCCGAATTGCATTCAAACCTGACGAGTAGGACTCAAACCTGACTTAAGGACTCTTCCTCATTGACATCCATGCCGATTTTCCTATAATCACGGCTAATGGAACAATCTCCTGCGGTGAAGTTTTTCTTCAAGCGCTCGAATCCTTACCTGCCTGTGCCCATGCGAATCAAAGATATACGAGTGGAGTCCGAGGACGGGATGCTTAAGACGTTTGATCTGGAGTTCGTAAGCCCCGAAGATAAGGAATCTTTCAAGTTCCTGCCCGGTCAGTTCTGCGAGGTTTCTATCTTAGGCAAAGGGGAAGCGCCTTTCGGTATCGCGTCGGCACCCACCGAGCAAGACTACGTGCGGTTCACCGTAAATCGCGCTGGTTTGGTCACAAATACCATGCACCAGCTTGATGCAGGCGATCCCACCGGCATGCGCGGCCCCCTGGGAAACTGGTATCCCCTGGGGCGCTTCAAGGGTTCCAACCTCGTGATTGTCTCGGGCGGCTTCGCGTTTACTACCCTGCGGTCGGTCATCCGCTGGCTTCTCGACGGGCACCGAGCTGATTACAAAAACGTTACCGTTATCTACGGTGCGCGCACCCCGGGTATGCTCTTATATAAAGACGAGCTGGAGGAGTGGTCCAAGCGCGACGACATCTCGATTCACCTCACCGTGGATAAAGAGGCCGAGGGGTGGAAGGGTCTTGTGGGTTTCGTTCCAACCGTCACCGAGAAGATTGCCCCAAGCCCGAATAATGCTCTGCTTTTAATGTGCGGGCCACCTGCGATGATACGCTACACCCTGCCCGTGGTTACGAAGCTAGGCTTCAAACCGGAGCAGATCTACACATCTCTTGAGCGCCGCATGAAGTGCGGGATAGGCAAGTGCGGGCGCTGCAACATCGGGCATTACTACGTGTGCAAGGACGGGCCGGTGTTTTCCCTCGACCAACTGGAAGCCCTGCCCCACGAGTATTAGGAGGAATTTTGGGAGAAGATAAGGTCATGAACGAAAACCAAGACGCGGAAGCGGTTGAAGAGGTCACCAAGGCCCAGGAACCGAAAGTGATCAAATTTGATGAATTAGACCCCAACTTCAAATACGAGATTCAGGCCGAGCCTTCGGGGGAGTTCATCACCAGGTGCTATGCGTGCGGAACCTGCACCGCATCCTGTCCGGTCCGCTCAATCGAAGAGACCTTCAACCCCCGACGCATTATCCACATGGCGCTTCTGGGAATGAAGAAGGAAGTGCTATCTTCTGAGTTCGTCTGGCTCTGTTCAACCTGCTATGCCTGTTTCGAACGCTGTCCCCAGGACGTGCGCATCACCGAGATGATGAACGCATTAAAGAACCTTGCCGTGAAGAACGGCTACATCCATCCCGCGTTCACCGCACAGATAGATCTTATCCAGGGCCACGGCAGGCTTTACGAGGCCGATTCGTTCGTCAACAAGAAGCGCGCAAAGATCCGCTTGCCCGAACTCACCGAATCACCGGACCCCATAAAGGCCATCTTCAAGGCCACCGGACTTTACGAGTATTCTACGGAAGCAAAAGAGTCCAAGGAATTACCTCAATCTGGGAATACCGAGGGAGGCTCTAATGAGTGACGCTAAGCGGAAGTACGCGCTCTATCTAGGCTGCACCGTTCCTGTTCGTGCGCAGAACTACGAGCTCTCGGCCCGACTTATCGCCAAGCACTTCGGTATCGAGCTCGTTGACATCCCTGAATTTACCTGCTGCGGCTTTCCTATCAAATCCGTGGATCAGCGCTCTTCCTTAGTCATGGCCGCCCGCAATCTGGCCCTGGCCGAGAAGCAGGGGCTGGACATGGTCACTTTATGCACCGCGTGCACAGGTACACAGGTCGAGGCCAACCACGAACTTAAGAAC
The candidate division TA06 bacterium B3_TA06 genome window above contains:
- a CDS encoding heterodisulfide reductase — translated: MNENQDAEAVEEVTKAQEPKVIKFDELDPNFKYEIQAEPSGEFITRCYACGTCTASCPVRSIEETFNPRRIIHMALLGMKKEVLSSEFVWLCSTCYACFERCPQDVRITEMMNALKNLAVKNGYIHPAFTAQIDLIQGHGRLYEADSFVNKKRAKIRLPELTESPDPIKAIFKATGLYEYSTEAKESKELPQSGNTEGGSNE
- a CDS encoding heterodisulfide reductase subunit F, with the translated sequence MEQSPAVKFFFKRSNPYLPVPMRIKDIRVESEDGMLKTFDLEFVSPEDKESFKFLPGQFCEVSILGKGEAPFGIASAPTEQDYVRFTVNRAGLVTNTMHQLDAGDPTGMRGPLGNWYPLGRFKGSNLVIVSGGFAFTTLRSVIRWLLDGHRADYKNVTVIYGARTPGMLLYKDELEEWSKRDDISIHLTVDKEAEGWKGLVGFVPTVTEKIAPSPNNALLLMCGPPAMIRYTLPVVTKLGFKPEQIYTSLERRMKCGIGKCGRCNIGHYYVCKDGPVFSLDQLEALPHEY